GAACTAAATGCCATTGTTGAAAAATGTGATTTATCTTTTTGTGTTATTCGGGAAGTACCTTCAGCTAAATTAGAAGCTATTGAAACCGAACATCTTCGCATTTGATTGGTTAATCCAAAACGCTCCTCTACAGGAAAACTTTCACTTATTTTATATACAACCTCAACTAAATCAATTGAGTCTTGCCAAACTTCCAATTTTTCAAAAGAATGCTTATACATAAATACCTTTACACAGTTAAACCATTAAACAGTTAAACAGTTAAACAGTTAAACGATTAAACAATAAACTACAAACCGTCTATAACCTTACTTAAGCGTTCCGTAATTTCCTCAATACTACCCACACCATCAACCCCGTAGTATTTGCCTTTTTTCTCGTAATAGTCCTTTAGTATAGCGGTTTCGTTGTAATATACTTTTATACGGTTACGGATAATACTCTCGTCTGCATCGTCTGCTCTCCCACTGGTTTTACCACGTTCCAATAAGCGTTTTACCAAAACCTCATCATCCACTTCCAACGCAACCATAGCGTCTATCTGCGTATCCTTATCATCCATCAAGTGTGCCAATGCTTCGGCTTGGGCTTCCGTTCTGGGGAAACCGTCAAAAATAAAACCATTGGCATCAGGATTTTTATCTACTTCGTTGCTGAGCATATCAATAGTGATCTCGTCTGGCACTAATTTCCCTTTTGCTATAAATGACTTGGCGAGGTTGCCCAGCTCGGTTTCATTTTTTATGTTGTATCTAAATACATCACCAGTAGAAATGTGCACCAAATTGTACTTTTCTTTTAAAAAATTGGCTTGCGTTCCTTTTCCTGCGCCAGGAGGGCCGAACAAAATAATATTAGTCATGGGTTTGCTTTAATGAATAAAAAACGAAGGTGCAAATTTACGAAATTATAATTGGGGATTGGATTTCGTGATTGGTT
The Aequorivita iocasae genome window above contains:
- a CDS encoding four helix bundle protein, with protein sequence MYKHSFEKLEVWQDSIDLVEVVYKISESFPVEERFGLTNQMRRCSVSIASNLAEGTSRITQKDKSHFSTMAFSSTMELLNQVIISKRLNFIDDEAYKKLRAHLLMISNKINALRNAQLKK
- a CDS encoding adenylate kinase, giving the protein MTNIILFGPPGAGKGTQANFLKEKYNLVHISTGDVFRYNIKNETELGNLAKSFIAKGKLVPDEITIDMLSNEVDKNPDANGFIFDGFPRTEAQAEALAHLMDDKDTQIDAMVALEVDDEVLVKRLLERGKTSGRADDADESIIRNRIKVYYNETAILKDYYEKKGKYYGVDGVGSIEEITERLSKVIDGL